A genomic window from Acidobacteriota bacterium includes:
- a CDS encoding NEW3 domain-containing protein: MKLPSRVPVFLWLCMTLAVALDAVPSLRAQLGNPFNERDDKYRLLGLKRAKAYFEQAQSDFERSRKLYEQKLITRAELDRARATLSDAEVNYHQSLLAVVFEGQYVAIIEAVQFQAEDGKKHVRLKVENTSGGGDEYRRLLNIDDELFRALQPDVIHDVYISLLDDDNAIISNPYEAKIEELRYGEPAEVDFTLLRDVDSVTVGISYGNGSQRSPKISLQKDSSVNKVILQSSQFSQEAELGASATFNLTLELFSGENDTFKLAVVNLPAQLNRYFVDPATSARLTQFRFTEGANTRQAALEVSLPDRPGEEIVIDQPIPFYVMVIPREQAQQLGNLNGRTWSEAQIKALDVGYLRLELVPRGVGELLVRVPQLYFAAKAGERVEIPIELKNEGTQRLDNIELQVDPPLNWTKSVDPPLLQELQVGEEKRVSVFVTPPPQMTVGKYEIRVQSTSLSDNQPVDGEDKTITVELQSETDVTGIAVVVGAIVSLVLGIVIFGIRLSRR, from the coding sequence GCTGTGCATGACCCTGGCGGTTGCCCTGGACGCAGTGCCGTCGCTGCGGGCTCAGCTCGGCAATCCCTTCAACGAGCGCGACGACAAGTACCGCCTTTTGGGATTGAAGCGGGCCAAGGCCTACTTCGAGCAAGCGCAAAGTGATTTTGAACGCAGCCGGAAGCTCTACGAGCAGAAGCTCATCACCCGGGCCGAACTGGACCGGGCCCGGGCCACGCTTTCCGACGCCGAGGTCAACTATCATCAGTCGCTGCTGGCGGTGGTTTTCGAGGGGCAGTACGTGGCCATCATCGAGGCCGTGCAGTTCCAGGCCGAGGACGGCAAGAAGCACGTCCGCCTCAAGGTCGAGAATACCTCGGGGGGAGGAGACGAATACCGCCGTCTGCTCAACATCGACGACGAGCTTTTCCGCGCTTTGCAGCCCGACGTCATCCACGACGTCTATATCTCGCTGCTGGACGACGACAACGCCATCATCTCCAATCCCTACGAGGCCAAGATCGAAGAGCTTCGCTACGGAGAGCCGGCCGAGGTCGATTTCACCCTGCTGCGCGACGTCGACTCGGTGACGGTGGGAATCTCTTACGGCAACGGCTCTCAGCGCAGCCCCAAGATCTCTTTGCAGAAGGATTCCAGCGTCAACAAGGTGATCCTGCAGAGCTCTCAGTTTTCGCAGGAAGCCGAGTTGGGCGCTTCGGCCACCTTCAACCTGACCCTGGAGCTGTTCAGCGGCGAGAACGACACCTTCAAGCTGGCGGTGGTCAACCTGCCGGCCCAGCTCAACCGCTATTTCGTCGACCCGGCCACCTCGGCCCGTCTGACCCAGTTCCGCTTCACCGAGGGCGCCAATACCCGCCAGGCGGCTTTGGAGGTGTCGTTGCCCGACCGTCCTGGAGAGGAAATCGTCATCGACCAGCCCATTCCTTTCTACGTCATGGTCATCCCCCGTGAGCAGGCCCAGCAACTGGGCAACCTCAACGGGCGGACCTGGAGCGAAGCCCAGATCAAGGCGCTGGACGTGGGGTATCTGCGGCTGGAGCTGGTTCCCCGCGGGGTGGGCGAATTGCTGGTGCGGGTTCCTCAGCTTTACTTCGCCGCCAAGGCGGGAGAGCGGGTGGAGATTCCCATCGAACTCAAGAACGAAGGGACCCAGCGGCTCGACAACATCGAACTTCAGGTGGATCCGCCGCTCAACTGGACCAAGTCGGTCGATCCTCCGCTGTTGCAGGAATTGCAGGTGGGAGAAGAGAAGCGGGTCTCGGTGTTCGTTACGCCTCCCCCGCAGATGACAGTGGGCAAGTACGAGATCCGCGTCCAGTCCACCTCGCTGTCCGACAATCAGCCGGTGGACGGCGAAGACAAGACCATCACGGTTGAATTGCAGAGCGAGACCGACGTCACCGGAATCGCCGTCGTGGTGGGCGCCATCGTGTCGCTGGTGCTGGGCATCGTGATTTTCGGCATCAGGCTTTCGCGCCGCTAG
- a CDS encoding ABC transporter ATP-binding protein yields MNEVKPLIEAVSLSKRYEDGVLAVDEVSFAIRPGEIYAMLGGNGAGKTTTINIFLNLIEPTSGEARVDGIVTHKKPLKAKTKMAFVSENVMLYPNFTAIQNLDYFARLGGRKDYTRDDYRQVLQRVGLQEEAHDKRLKGFSKGMRQKCGIAIAILKDAPAILLDEPTSGLDPKAGLEFMRLLDDLRGEEKAILMSTHDIFRAKDVADTVGIMNQGRIVMQRSRQELEGENLESLYVEYMGGYMESASGEQPLEASVD; encoded by the coding sequence ATGAACGAAGTTAAACCCTTAATCGAAGCCGTCAGTCTGAGCAAGCGCTACGAGGACGGTGTGCTGGCGGTGGACGAGGTGTCTTTCGCCATCCGCCCCGGCGAGATCTACGCCATGTTGGGCGGCAACGGGGCGGGGAAGACCACTACCATCAACATCTTCCTCAACCTTATCGAGCCCACTTCGGGAGAAGCCCGGGTGGACGGCATCGTCACCCACAAGAAACCGCTCAAAGCCAAGACCAAGATGGCTTTCGTCTCCGAGAACGTGATGCTCTATCCCAACTTCACGGCCATCCAGAACCTCGATTATTTCGCCCGCCTGGGCGGACGCAAAGACTACACCCGCGACGACTACCGCCAGGTGCTGCAGCGGGTGGGATTGCAGGAGGAGGCCCACGACAAGCGCCTCAAGGGATTCTCCAAGGGCATGCGCCAGAAGTGCGGCATCGCCATCGCCATCCTCAAGGACGCGCCGGCCATCCTGCTCGACGAGCCCACCTCGGGACTCGATCCCAAGGCCGGACTCGAGTTCATGCGCCTGCTCGACGACCTGCGCGGCGAAGAGAAGGCCATCCTCATGTCCACCCACGACATCTTCCGCGCCAAGGACGTGGCCGACACCGTGGGCATCATGAACCAGGGCCGCATCGTCATGCAGCGCTCCCGCCAGGAGCTGGAAGGCGAGAACCTGGAATCGCTCTACGTCGAATACATGGGAGGCTATATGGAGAGCGCCTCCGGCGAGCAACCTCTGGAGGCCTCAGTTGACTAA